One Rissa tridactyla isolate bRisTri1 chromosome 1, bRisTri1.patW.cur.20221130, whole genome shotgun sequence DNA segment encodes these proteins:
- the LOC128911497 gene encoding CD276 antigen-like: MACLPAAPPARALRRWLGLGLFVLLCLHLGYALEKKVKSKLGEKVGLPCCHEIESSDSLHNYRVYWQKNTMEVVLAYAEGKEISKDKRYMNRTEMDDRNFTLWISPVEILDNGPYQCVVQHLRSSQNPSVVCDETVTLFVTADFSKPNITANVSGNSCESTEMVVRCSSYGGFPKPEITGTLNNESVVWNVSWVSESSLSPYSVTGILHLNVTKDVSFTCSVGSNGFTKSTSLLLKKTNDCVVPTVPPSYNVITASSIIIIIFLLAITLAARYLSRHVCSRCCKPQDSVEEGVKECTKTPMNVRRHPSETSSV; the protein is encoded by the exons GCTATGCACTAGAGAAGAAAGTCAAAAGCAAACTCGGGGAAAAAGTTGGCCTGCCTTGTTGTCATGAAATTGAAAGCTCGGATAGCCTGCATAATTACCGTGTCTACTGGCAGAAGAACACCATGGAGGTAGTACTTGCTTACGCAGAGGGGAAGGAGATCTCCAAGGACAAGCGGTACATGAACCGGACAGAGATGGATGACAGAAACTTCACCCTGTGGATCTCCCCCGTGGAAATCCTGGACAATGGCCCTTACCAGTGCGTAGTTCAGCACCTCAGATCTTCGCAGAACCCATCTGTTGTGTGTGATGAGACTGTCACCCTCTTTGTTACAG CTGATTTCAGTAAGCCAAACATAACAGCAAACGTATCCGGTAATTCTTGTGAATCAACTGAGATGGTGGTAAGATGTTCTTCTTACGGAGGTTTCCCCAAACCTGAAATCACTGGGACCCTCAACAACGAGTCTGTGGTGTGGAATGTCAGCTGGGTGTCTGAGTCCAGCCTCAGCCCGTACAGTGTCACTGGCATACTGCACCTCAACGTGACCAAAGATGTCAGCTTCACTTGCTCCGTTGGATCCAATGGCTTTACCAAGTCCACCAGTTTGCTTCTGA aaaaaacaaatgaCTGCGTTGTCCCTACTGTGCCTCCATCTTATAATGTCATTACTGCTTCAAGTATCATCATTATCATCTTCCTTTTGGCTATCACCCTAGCAGCAAGATACCTCTCAAGGCATG TCTGTTCTCGCTGTTGTAAGCCTCAAGATTCAGTGGAAGAGGGTGTGAAAGAATGTACGAAGACACCCATGAATGTACGAAGACACCCATCTGAAACATCATCTGTATGA